In the genome of Myxococcus stipitatus, one region contains:
- a CDS encoding 1-acyl-sn-glycerol-3-phosphate acyltransferase has protein sequence METALSHSAGQSGSVLKAEFGPMSRALGARYLESVHFPPEAEDELRSLHAKGFVVHVMRSTAWVNFLYLTWAMVRRALPPIRAVANVRPWFTRPWRQTKQSGPFPERFEYAQQQGGSALVFLRRTALLHASGKETHEDPFPALVEMARKSDRPVYLVPELFVWEKRSARLKPNWVDVLFGSPEAPGFLHSMVAFFRNYKRAQFRVGEPIDLRAFAEQNPKDSVEVLARKVRSTLHVHLARETRAVFGPPAKPPERFIDETLRDRQLRKVVDEQAAEAHRKPESVLREARRNLEAIAAKPSPTTLAFVSPVLEWVFNRIYDGMHIDEAGLHRALKAAARAPIVLCPSHKSHVDYLVMSWVLWNRGYAVPLVAAGANLSFWPLGSIFRRCGAFFLRRSFKGDKVYAAAFKAYVRKLVHDGINQEFFPEGGRSRTGKLLLPKLGMFTWQVESVLEGARDDLYFVPVAIDYEKVVESGSYSKELAGGEKKPEDLKALLSTPKVLAARYGRIHLGFDEPISLREFMKERGLNPEEDLTDEQKKGLVRALGNRVMYGISKVSTVTPHALVSTSLLAHRRRGLTQREMADRISILRRIAQEDGAPQSRELGNAPSNPETMGPIQDAMRTFIDDEMVRTQEARGDVIYQVEDDRRPEMSFYKNTLMNLVAARSLVANAMLAAGTSASYDSVKARALFLSRLFKVEFIYRVNTTFDTIFAETVERLVRMGLVLHEGDSLRVAPEPHAQPDLEFLADLLRDYLESYLLAAMTLNDVAAGTAEDRKAFIRLALETGRAEYHAGRITAAESLAKVTLENAVTYLLDQKFLVEEDKKLKLGPQATDVEARGNLTDSIREYILR, from the coding sequence TTGGAAACCGCGTTGTCGCATTCCGCAGGTCAGAGTGGGTCCGTGCTGAAGGCCGAGTTCGGCCCGATGAGCCGTGCATTGGGTGCGCGCTACCTCGAGAGCGTCCACTTCCCACCCGAGGCCGAGGACGAGCTGCGCAGCCTGCACGCCAAGGGGTTCGTGGTGCATGTCATGCGCTCCACGGCGTGGGTGAACTTCCTCTATCTGACGTGGGCGATGGTGCGGCGGGCGCTGCCCCCCATTCGAGCCGTGGCGAACGTGCGCCCCTGGTTCACGCGGCCCTGGCGGCAGACGAAGCAGTCCGGGCCCTTCCCGGAACGCTTCGAGTATGCCCAACAGCAGGGCGGCAGCGCGCTGGTCTTCCTGCGCCGCACCGCCCTGCTGCATGCCTCCGGAAAGGAGACCCACGAGGACCCCTTCCCCGCCCTCGTGGAGATGGCACGCAAGTCGGACCGGCCCGTGTACCTGGTGCCGGAGTTGTTCGTCTGGGAGAAGCGCAGCGCCCGGCTCAAGCCCAACTGGGTCGACGTGCTGTTCGGCAGCCCCGAGGCTCCCGGCTTCCTCCACTCGATGGTGGCCTTCTTCCGCAACTACAAGCGGGCCCAGTTCCGCGTGGGTGAGCCCATCGACCTGCGGGCCTTCGCCGAGCAGAACCCGAAGGACTCCGTCGAGGTGCTGGCCCGCAAGGTCCGCAGCACCCTGCATGTGCACCTGGCGCGGGAGACTCGCGCGGTGTTCGGCCCTCCGGCCAAGCCGCCCGAGCGGTTCATCGACGAGACGTTGCGCGACCGGCAGCTGCGCAAGGTCGTGGACGAGCAGGCCGCCGAGGCCCACCGCAAGCCGGAGAGCGTGCTGCGCGAGGCTCGCCGCAACCTGGAGGCCATCGCCGCGAAGCCCAGCCCGACGACGCTGGCCTTCGTCTCTCCCGTGCTGGAGTGGGTGTTCAATCGCATCTACGATGGCATGCACATCGACGAGGCGGGACTGCACCGCGCGCTCAAGGCCGCGGCGCGTGCGCCCATCGTCCTGTGCCCCAGCCACAAGAGCCACGTGGACTACCTGGTGATGAGCTGGGTGCTGTGGAATCGCGGCTACGCGGTGCCGCTGGTCGCCGCGGGGGCCAACCTCTCCTTCTGGCCGCTGGGCAGCATCTTCCGCCGCTGTGGCGCGTTCTTCCTGCGCCGCTCCTTCAAGGGCGACAAGGTCTACGCTGCGGCGTTCAAGGCCTACGTGCGCAAGCTGGTGCACGACGGCATCAACCAGGAGTTCTTCCCCGAGGGTGGCCGCTCGCGCACCGGCAAGCTGCTCCTGCCCAAGCTGGGCATGTTCACCTGGCAGGTGGAGTCCGTGCTCGAGGGCGCGCGCGATGACCTGTACTTCGTGCCCGTCGCCATCGACTACGAGAAGGTCGTCGAGTCGGGCAGCTACTCGAAGGAGCTCGCCGGCGGAGAGAAGAAGCCCGAGGACCTCAAGGCCCTCTTGAGCACGCCCAAGGTGCTCGCGGCCCGCTACGGCCGCATCCACCTGGGCTTCGACGAGCCTATCTCCCTCCGCGAGTTCATGAAGGAGCGCGGCCTCAATCCGGAAGAGGACCTCACGGACGAGCAGAAGAAGGGCCTGGTGCGCGCGCTCGGCAACCGCGTCATGTACGGCATCAGCAAGGTGTCCACCGTGACGCCGCACGCGCTGGTGAGCACCAGCCTGCTCGCGCACCGTCGCCGGGGCCTGACGCAGCGGGAGATGGCGGACCGCATCAGCATCCTGCGCCGCATCGCCCAGGAAGACGGCGCGCCCCAGTCGCGCGAGCTGGGCAATGCCCCCAGCAACCCAGAGACGATGGGCCCCATCCAGGACGCGATGCGCACCTTCATCGACGACGAGATGGTGCGGACGCAGGAGGCTCGGGGCGACGTCATCTACCAGGTGGAGGACGACCGCCGCCCGGAGATGTCCTTCTACAAGAACACGCTGATGAACCTGGTGGCCGCGCGCAGCCTCGTGGCCAACGCCATGCTGGCCGCCGGCACCTCCGCGTCCTACGACAGCGTGAAGGCCCGCGCCCTCTTCCTCTCCCGCCTGTTCAAGGTGGAGTTCATCTACCGGGTGAACACCACCTTCGACACCATCTTCGCGGAGACCGTGGAGCGGCTGGTGCGCATGGGCCTGGTGCTGCACGAGGGCGACAGCCTCCGCGTCGCCCCCGAGCCCCATGCTCAACCGGACCTGGAGTTCCTGGCCGACCTGCTGCGCGACTATCTGGAGTCGTACCTGCTGGCCGCGATGACGCTCAACGACGTCGCCGCGGGGACCGCCGAGGACCGCAAGGCCTTCATCCGGCTGGCGCTCGAGACGGGCCGCGCGGAGTACCACGCGGGACGCATCACCGCCGCCGAGTCGCTCGCCAAGGTGACGCTGGAGAACGCGGTGACGTACCTGCTGGACCAGAAGT